A portion of the Homo sapiens chromosome 16, GRCh38.p14 Primary Assembly genome contains these proteins:
- the PRDM7 gene encoding histone-lysine N-methyltransferase PRDM7 isoform X1, which translates to MCHRRQAIKLQVDDTEDSDEEWTPRQQVKPPWMAFRGEQSKHQKGMPKASFNNESSLRELSGTPNLLNTSDSEQAQKPVSPPGEASTSGQHSRLKLELRRKETEGKMYSLRERKGHAYKEISEPQDDDYLYCEMCQNFFIDSCAAHGPPTFVKDSAVDKGHPNRSALSLPPGLRIGPSGIPQAGLGVWNEASDLPLGLHFGPYEGRITEDEEAANSGYSWLITKGRNCYEYVDGKDKSSANWMRYVNCARDDEEQNLVAFQYHRQIFYRTCRVIRPGCELLVWSGDEYGQELGIRSSIEPAESLGQAVNCWSGMGMSMARNWASSGAASGRKSSWQGENQSQRSIHVPHAVWPFQVKNFSVNMWNAITPLRTSQDHLQENFSNQRIPAQGIRIRSGNILIHAAVMTKPKVKRSKKGPNS; encoded by the exons TCAAACCTCCTTGGATGGCCTTCAGAGGAGAACAGAGTAAACACCAGAAG GGAATGCCCAAGGCGTCATTCAATAATGAATCTAGTTTGAGAGAATTGTCAGGAACGCCAAATTTACTGAATACAAGTGACTCAGAGCAGGCTCAGAAACCAGTGTCCCCTCCTGGAGAAGCAAGTACCTCTGGACAGCACTCTAGACTAAAACTGG AACTCAGGAGGAAGGAGACTGAAGGAAAGATGTATAGCCTGCGAGAAAGAAAGGGTCATGCATACAAAGAGATCAGCGAGCCACAGGATGATGACTACCTCT ATTGTGAGATGTGTCAGAACTTCTTCATTGACAGCTGTGCTGCTCATGGGCCCCCTACATTTGTAAAGGACAGTGCAGTGGACAAGGGGCATCCCAACCGTTCAGCCCTCAGTCTGCCCCCGGGGCTGAGAATTGGGCCATCAGGCATCCCTCAGGCTGGGCTTGGAGTATGGAACGAGGCATCTGATCTGCCACTGGGTCTGCACTTTGGCCCCTATGAGGGCCGAATTACAGAAGACGAAGAGGCAGCCAACAGTGGATATTCCTGGCTA ATCACCAAGGGGAGAAACTGCTATGAGTATGTGGATGGAAAAGATAAATCCTCGGCCAACTGGATGAG GTATGTGAACTGTGCCCGGGATGATGAAGAGCAGAACCTGGTGGCCTTCCAGTACCACAGGCAGATCTTCTATAGAACCTGCCGAGTCATTAGGCCAGGCTGTGAACTGCTGGTCTGGTCTGGGGATGAGTATGGCCAGGAACTGGGCATCAGATCTTCTATAGAACCTGCCGAGTCATTAGGCCAGGCTGTGAACTGCTGGTCTGGTATGGGGATGAGTATGGCCAGGAACTGGGCATCAAGTGGGGCAGCAAGTGGAAGAAAGAGCTCATGGCAGGGAGAG AACCAAAGCCAGAGATCCATCCATGTCCCTCATGCTGTCTGGCCTTTTCAAGTCAAAAATTTCTCAGTCAACATGTGGAACGCAATCACTCCTCTCAGAACTTCCCAGGACCATCTGCAAGAAAACTTCTCCAACCAGAGAATCCCTGCCCAGGGGATCAGAATCAGGAGCGGCAATATTCTGATCCACGCTGCTGTAATGACAAAACcaaaggtcaagagatcaaagaAAGGTCCAAACTCTTGA
- the PRDM7 gene encoding histone-lysine N-methyltransferase PRDM7 isoform X3, translating to MYSLRERKGHAYKEISEPQDDDYLYCEMCQNFFIDSCAAHGPPTFVKDSAVDKGHPNRSALSLPPGLRIGPSGIPQAGLGVWNEASDLPLGLHFGPYEGRITEDEEAANSGYSWLITKGRNCYEYVDGKDKSSANWMRYVNCARDDEEQNLVAFQYHRQIFYRTCRVIRPGCELLVWSGDEYGQELGIRSSIEPAESLGQAVNCWSGMGMSMARNWASSGAASGRKSSWQGENQSQRSIHVPHAVWPFQVKNFSVNMWNAITPLRTSQDHLQENFSNQRIPAQGIRIRSGNILIHAAVMTKPKVKRSKKGPNS from the exons ATGTATAGCCTGCGAGAAAGAAAGGGTCATGCATACAAAGAGATCAGCGAGCCACAGGATGATGACTACCTCT ATTGTGAGATGTGTCAGAACTTCTTCATTGACAGCTGTGCTGCTCATGGGCCCCCTACATTTGTAAAGGACAGTGCAGTGGACAAGGGGCATCCCAACCGTTCAGCCCTCAGTCTGCCCCCGGGGCTGAGAATTGGGCCATCAGGCATCCCTCAGGCTGGGCTTGGAGTATGGAACGAGGCATCTGATCTGCCACTGGGTCTGCACTTTGGCCCCTATGAGGGCCGAATTACAGAAGACGAAGAGGCAGCCAACAGTGGATATTCCTGGCTA ATCACCAAGGGGAGAAACTGCTATGAGTATGTGGATGGAAAAGATAAATCCTCGGCCAACTGGATGAG GTATGTGAACTGTGCCCGGGATGATGAAGAGCAGAACCTGGTGGCCTTCCAGTACCACAGGCAGATCTTCTATAGAACCTGCCGAGTCATTAGGCCAGGCTGTGAACTGCTGGTCTGGTCTGGGGATGAGTATGGCCAGGAACTGGGCATCAGATCTTCTATAGAACCTGCCGAGTCATTAGGCCAGGCTGTGAACTGCTGGTCTGGTATGGGGATGAGTATGGCCAGGAACTGGGCATCAAGTGGGGCAGCAAGTGGAAGAAAGAGCTCATGGCAGGGAGAG AACCAAAGCCAGAGATCCATCCATGTCCCTCATGCTGTCTGGCCTTTTCAAGTCAAAAATTTCTCAGTCAACATGTGGAACGCAATCACTCCTCTCAGAACTTCCCAGGACCATCTGCAAGAAAACTTCTCCAACCAGAGAATCCCTGCCCAGGGGATCAGAATCAGGAGCGGCAATATTCTGATCCACGCTGCTGTAATGACAAAACcaaaggtcaagagatcaaagaAAGGTCCAAACTCTTGA